From Nicotiana tabacum cultivar K326 chromosome 15, ASM71507v2, whole genome shotgun sequence, the proteins below share one genomic window:
- the LOC107786996 gene encoding bidirectional sugar transporter N3-like: MAIFDLHHPWLFVFGVLGNIISIFVFLAPVPTFRRIYKEKSTMGFQSVPYVVALFSSMLWMYYAFIKKNATLLISINSFGCIVETIYISIFLLYASKEARRQTVKLLVSLIGGLYTLIFLVTLFPLNGALRVQVVGWICVAVAVAVFAAPLSIVCQVVRTKSVEFLPFTLSFFLTLSAIMWFGYGLLQKDLCIALPNVLGFFLGMIQMLLYGLYRNVKPAAELEKKVPEHVVNIVVLGNSEQIHPVKSEKNEDMIKKLDEEVLAAEENRESSVISPPVANDHENEERAGGELAQVNLQPQQQFETPVLVVCAAA, encoded by the exons ATGGCCATATTTGACCTCCACCATCCATGGCTATTTGTGTTCGGAGTCTTAG GAAACATTATTTCCATATTCGTCTTCTTAGCTCCAGT GCCAACCTTTCGCCGAATCTACAAAGAAAAATCAACCATGGGTTTTCAATCAGTCCCCTACGTGGTAGCACTGTTTTCATCCATGCTCTGGATGTATTATGCATTTATCAAGAAAAATGCCACTCTCCTCATCTCTATCAACTCCTTCGGTTGCATTGTCGAGACCATTTACATCTCCATTTTCCTTCTCTACGCATCCAAGGAGGCTAGG AGGCAGACGGTGAAACTTTTGGTATCATTGATTGGAGGATTGTACACACTGATATTTCTCGTCACTTTGTTCCCTTTGAATGGAGCCCTTCGAGTACAAGTAGTGGGTTGGATTTGTGTAGCCGTAGCAGTGGCTGTCTTTGCTGCACCTCTTAGCATTGTA TGTCAAGTGGTTCGGACGAAGAGTGTGGAGTTCCTGCCCTTCACCCTGTCTTTCTTTCTTACATTGAGTGCTATCATGTGGTTTGGTTATGGTCTCCTTCAAAAGGACCTGTGTATTGCA CTGCCAAATGTATTGGGTTTCTTCCTGGGAATGATTCAGATGCTGTTGTATGGGCTATACCGTAACGTAAAGCCAGCAGCAGAATTAGAGAAAAAGGTGCCGGAGCATGTAGTAAACATCGTCGTCCTTGGAAACTCAGAACAGATACATCCTGTCAAATCCGAGAAAAATGAGGATATGATCAAGAAGCTGGATGAAGAAGTATTAGCTGCAGAAGAAAACAGGGAGAGCAGCGTAATTAGCCCACCGGTGGCAAACGACCATGAGAATGAAGAACGTGCGGGTGGCGAGCTGGCGCAAGTTAACTTGCAGCCGCAGCAGCAGTTTGAAACACCGGTGCTTGTGGTGTGTGCTGCAGCTTGA